A genomic window from Pseudogulbenkiania sp. MAI-1 includes:
- the mreC gene encoding rod shape-determining protein MreC, whose product MDFANNPSFIRQGPHPAVRLALCALLSIALLIGDSRFGLLEHIREALSVALYPVQRAVNVPFAGARHAIDFFTAQAELKSENDALKSQRLRMSAQLARLATVEREYRELRQLNELKSSRAEGGQLAEVLYTGRDPFSYKLIIDKGEDAQIRPGQPVIDSQGLIGQVTRVQPLTAEVTLIIDKNHMVPVMIERTGARAILYGYGGGVEVRYLPSHADVQEKDLLVTSGIDDLYPAGLPVARIGKIERNTGATFARLTTSVIAGVQQSRFVLVLNPKQHVPPRPPAPDAQPPRSTE is encoded by the coding sequence ATGGATTTTGCCAACAACCCCAGCTTCATCCGCCAGGGCCCGCACCCCGCGGTCCGCCTCGCGCTGTGCGCGCTGCTGTCGATCGCGCTGTTGATCGGCGATAGCCGTTTCGGTCTGCTGGAACACATCCGCGAGGCGCTGTCGGTGGCGCTCTACCCGGTGCAGCGCGCGGTCAACGTGCCGTTTGCCGGCGCGCGCCACGCCATCGACTTCTTCACCGCGCAGGCTGAGCTCAAGAGCGAGAACGACGCGCTGAAAAGCCAGCGCCTGCGGATGTCGGCCCAGCTTGCGCGGCTGGCCACCGTCGAGCGCGAGTACCGCGAGTTGCGCCAGCTCAACGAGCTCAAGTCGTCGCGCGCCGAGGGCGGCCAACTGGCCGAAGTGCTCTATACCGGGCGCGACCCGTTCTCCTACAAGCTGATCATCGACAAGGGCGAGGACGCACAGATCCGCCCGGGCCAGCCGGTGATCGACAGCCAGGGGCTGATCGGCCAGGTGACGCGGGTGCAGCCGCTGACTGCCGAGGTGACGCTGATCATCGACAAAAACCACATGGTGCCGGTGATGATCGAGCGCACCGGCGCGCGCGCCATCCTGTACGGCTACGGCGGCGGAGTGGAAGTGCGCTACCTGCCGAGCCACGCCGACGTACAGGAGAAGGATCTGCTGGTGACCTCCGGCATCGACGACCTGTACCCGGCCGGCCTGCCGGTGGCCCGCATCGGCAAGATCGAGCGCAACACCGGCGCGACCTTCGCCCGGCTCACCACCAGCGTCATCGCCGGGGTGCAGCAGAGCCGTTTCGTGCTGGTGCTGAACCC